The Pelmatolapia mariae isolate MD_Pm_ZW linkage group LG9, Pm_UMD_F_2, whole genome shotgun sequence genome has a segment encoding these proteins:
- the slc7a14b gene encoding probable cationic amino acid transporter: MAAWLGRVSLGDAWYNMYSRLLRTKPVGSMAHSSDDLTELPEGSAVGLAKVLTTVDLVSLGVGSCVGTGMYVVAGLVAKAMAGPGVILSFIIAAVASILSGVCYAEFGVRVPKTTGSAYTYSYVTVGEFVAFFIGWNLILEYLIGTAAGASALSNMFDSLANHSISDFMITHLGTVRGLGKGEDTYLDFLALFIALVVTAVIALGVRNTVGFNNVLNVVNLVVWVFMIIAGLFFISSSNWEGGKFLPYGWSGVMQGAATCFYAFIGFDIIATTGEEAKNPNTSIPYAITVSLVTCLTAYVSVSVILTLMVPYNLIDGSAPLMEMFAVHGFMWGKYTVAVGSIAGLTVSLLGSLFPMPRVIYAMARDGLLFRFLSHVTALTHTPTVACVVSGSLAAVLALLVSLRDLIEMMSIGTLLAYTLVSVCVLLLRYQPDEQTDTHQFDSEVQDVDGLKHEDAKDDQILTENDGSSSYHTGRTEGEGDDSDFHTGHASLLKRLLGGHYYTLRLRLGMPDASVRPTPATGRIVTRCTLSLFFISFLLWSTIIFGVEQGTGAGAVISGLMATMMAGSLAKLLIMIIQQPESTRSLPYMAPCVPFVPAAAILVNSYLMLKLSPLTWARFTIWCLIGLLIYICYGVWHSTLELNAREQQAHASSYQRYDDHLDDTFSPGDDLYPQEQDERPYQGWSAPEERGYHYQQGNQHEIQYEDQESGEQEQSQYEDNGDQYGYQSGAGGQYMETGSRSKGRTNYGFNDEEEN, translated from the exons ATGGCGGCGTGGCTGGGTCGGGTGTCACTGGGCGATGCCTGGTACAACATGTACTCTCGCTTGCTGAGGACCAAACCTGTGGGCTCCATGGCCCACAGCTCAGACGACCTCACCGAGCTCCCAGAGGGGTCAGCGGTCGGGCTGGCCAAAGTCCTCACCACTGTGGACCTGGTCTCCCTTGGTGTGGGAAGCTGTGTTGGCACAGGGATGTATGTCGTTGCGGGGCTGGTTGCTAAAGCGATGGCTGGGCCTGGGGTCATTCTGTCCTTCATAATTGCAGCGGTGGCGTCCATACTGTCAG GTGTGTGCTACGCAGAGTTTGGTGTGCGGGTCCCCAAAACGACCGGTTCGGCATACACCTACAGCTATGTGACTGTTGGGGAATTTGTGGCGTTCTTCATTGGCTGGAACCTGATCCTGGAGTACCTGATCGGCACAGCGGCAGGTGCTTCAGCTCTCAGCAACATGTTCGACTCGCTGGCCAATCACAGCATCAGTGACTTCATGATAACACACTTGGGCACGGTCAGAGGCCTCG gTAAAGGCGAGGACACGTATCTTGACTTTCTGGCTTTGTTCATTGCCCTGGTGGTCACTGCTGTAATCGCTCTTGGAGTGCGTAACACTGTGGGCTTCAACAATGTCCTGAATGTGGTCAACCTGGTGGTCTGGGTCTTCATGATTATCGCTGGACTCTTCTTCATCTCTAGCAGCAACTGGGAGGGTGGCAAGTTCCTGCCATATGGCTGGTCGGGG GTGATGCAAGGTGCAGCAACCTGTTTTTACGCCTTCATTGGCTTCGACATCATTGCAACGACAGGAGAGGAGGCCAAAAACCCCAACACCTCCATCCCTTATGCCATCACTGTCTCGCTGGTCACCTGCCTCACTGCCTATGTGTCG gtGAGTGTGATCCTAACTCTCATGGTTCCCTATAACCTGATCGACGGCTCGGCTCCTCTCATGGAGATGTTTGCTGTGCATGGCTTCATGTGGGGGAAGTACACTGTGGCTGTGGGCTCTATAGCTGGACTCACCGTCTCTCTGCTGGGCTCCCTGTTTCCGATGCCCAGGGTCATCTATGCTATGGCACGGGACGGATTGCTGTTCAG GTTTCTGTCTCATGTGactgcactcacacacactcccacGGTGGCATGTGTGGTGTCGGGGAGCCTGGCGGCCGTCCTCGCTCTGCTGGTGAGCCTCAGGGATCTGATTGAGATGATGTCCATTGGCACCCTGCTGGCTTACACTCTGGTCAGCGTGTGCGTGCTGCTACTTCGCTATCAGCCTGACGAACAGACCGACACACATCAGTTTGACTCTGAAGTTCAGGACGTGGACGGCCTGAAGCACGAAGATGCCAAAGACGATCAGATCTTGACCGAGAATGACGGGTCATCTTCTTACCACACCGGCAGGACGGAGGGGGAGGGAGATGACTCTGATTTTCATACAGGCCACGCCTCACTGCTGAAAAGGCTTCTGGGAGGTCATTACTACACCCTGCGGCTGCGTTTGGGAATGCCTGATGCGTCAGTTCGACCAACCCCAGCCACTGGCCGCATAGTGACCAGATGCACTCTCTCCCTCTTCTTCATATCCTTCCTCCTCTGGTCTACCATAATATTTGGGGTTGAGCAGGGCACAGGTGCTGGGGCAGTGATTTCTGGACTGATGGCAACAATGATGGCAGGGTCATTAGCGAAGCTTTTGATTATGATCATACAGCAACCAGAGAGCACCAGGAGCCTGCCCTACATGGCACCATGTGTTCCCTTTGTCCCTGCAGCAGCCATATTGGTCAACAGTTACCTCATGCTTAAACTGTCTCCACTCACCTGGGCAAGGTTCACCATCTGGTGCCTCATAG GTCTGTTGATCTACATTTGTTATGGAGTGTGGCACAGCACGCTGGAGCTGAATGCTCGCGAGCAGCAGGCACATGCCAGTTCCTACCAGCGCTATGACGACCACTTGGATGACACCTTCTCCCCCGGTGACGACCTTTACCCTCAGGAGCAGGACGAGAGACCGTATCAGGGGTGGTCTGCACCCGAGGAGAGAGGATACCACTACCAGCAGGGAAATCAACACGAGATCCAATACGAGGACCAAGAGAGCGGCGAGCAGGAGCAGAGCCAGTATGAAGATAATGGGGACCAGTATGGATACCAGTCTGGAGCAGGAGGCCAGTATATGGAGACAGGCAGTAGGTCCAAGGGAAGGACCAATTATGGGTTTAATGATGAAGAGGAGAACTGA
- the rpl22l1 gene encoding 60S ribosomal protein L22-like 1, which yields MAPIKMKRPAGGKKSKKGAAWKFTLDLTHPVEDGILDSASFETFLKEKIKVNGKTGNLGDIVQVGRMKNKINVTSEKQFSKRYLKYLTKKYLKKNNLRDWLRVVASDKETYELRYFQISQDDEESEADE from the exons ATGGCGCCG ATCAAAATGAAGAGGCCAGCTGGAGGTAAGAAGTCCAAGAAGGGGGCTGCATGGAAGTTCACCCTGGACCTGACCCACCCTGTGGAGGATGGGATCCTGGACTCTGCAAGCTTT GAGACCTTCCTTAAAGAGAAGATCAAGGTGAACGGGAAGACGGGGAATCTGGGTGACATCGTCCAGGTCGGCCGCATGAAGAACAAGATCAACGTGACGTCTGAGAAGCAGTTCTCCAAAAG GTATCTGAAGTACCTGACAAAGAAGTACCTGAAGAAGAACAACCTCCGCGACTGGCTGAGGGTGGTGGCCTCTGACAAGGAGACGTACGAGCTGCGATACTTCCAGATCAGCCAGGATGACGAGGAGTCTGAGGCAGACGAGTAA
- the cldn11b gene encoding claudin-11b gives MSQMRRQLLGTAASGVGWVGVIVATATNDWVRTCDYTKATCVRMDELSSRGLWAECVISPSLYHCVGLTQILTLPAYVQTARALMICASLLGLPAMLLILMSMACVRLQNDTSAVKKRRARVGGVLFIFMAVCSIISTVWFPIGANKEEDLMSFGFSLYSGWVGSALCLLGGIIILCCQGIDPGTPSRDNSFYYSGNRGTATLLDPPANHAKSARV, from the exons ATGTCACAGATGCGCAGGCAACTCCTTGGCACCGCGGCCAGCGGAGTGGGCTGGGTGGGGGTGATCGTGGCCACGGCCACCAACGACTGGGTCCGGACCTGCGACTACACCAAGGCCACCTGCGTCCGCATGGACGAGCTGAGCTCCCGGGGCCTGTGGGCAGAGTGCGTCATCTCCCCGTCCCTTTACCACTGCGTGGGCCTCACCCAGATCCTCACACTGCCCG CCTACGTCCAGACAGCTCGTGCTCTGATGATCTGCGCGTCTTTGCTGGGTCTCCCCGCCATGCTCCTGATCCTCATGTCCATGGCCTGCGTGCGGCTGCAGAACGACACCTCGGCTGTCAAGAAGCGCCGCGCCCGAGTGGGAGGCGTCCTCTTCATCTTCAtgg CTGTGTGCAGCATCATATCTACCGTCTGGTTCCCCATCGGCGCTAATAAAGAGGAAGATCTGATGTCATTCGGCTTCTCTCTGTACTCCGGCTGGGTCGGCTCCGCCCTCTGCCTCTTAGGTGGCATCATCATCTTGTGCTGCCAGGGCATCGACCCCGGGACCCCGAGTAGGGACAACAGCTTCTACTACTCTGGGAACAGGGGGACGGCCACGCTCCTGGACCCCCCCGCCAACCACGCCAAGAGCGCCCGGGTGTGA